A segment of the Myxococcales bacterium genome:
GTCAACCCGCTCCTGCCGGAGCAACAGCGGGCAAACGGTTTGCAACCAGACATTGCCGACCGGAAAATACGGGTCGCTGACGGTGATGAACTCCGGCAGGGGTTGGTCCAAAACAACAGCCCGGTGCGAAACCAGGCGAAAGCGGTCGCCCGCGCCGACCTCGGCCAGCCCGGCGACGAGATTCCGCGTGTACACGCCCACACCGCTGGGACGTTCGGTCGCCGCGCGCGCATCGATGGCCACTATCATTCCTCGACCTGCCGGTGAAATCTCCACCACGCCGCGATCAAGCCAAGAATCAGCAGACCGCAGCCGCCGACCATCGCCGCCGAGGGCGAAACGAAGTATAGAAGCCCCAATAACAAACCGAAAATCGCGGCATAGTTTAGCGGAACTAGCAGTTTTTGCAACGAAATTCGCGGCAGATGAGGCCGCAGCTCCCGCACCGCCAGAAACGTCAGCAACCCCTCGGTGACGAGCGTCGATCCGGCCGCTCCCAGGCGCTCCCAAAGCGGAATTGCCAGGCAATTCAAAAGGATATTGGCCAGGGCGCACAGCGCGGTGATTTTCATGAAAGATTTTTGGCGGCGATGCGCGACCAGCAAGGTCGTCAGCAAATAATTCGGGTAGATCGACAGCAACGCCGGCAACAACAAGATCAGGGTCGAGGATCCCTGCCGGTAGGCTGCGCCGAAAAGCAGTTCGAGAACGTCTCCGGCGAAAAAGGAACCGAACACCACCCCAAGCGCGGCTGTGCCGATCAACCATTGGAAATGGGGCGTCAGGTCACCGGAAACCGGCTTTGTTTCGGCTTCGCGCGCCAATCGCGGAAAATAGGCGGCCAGAAAAGCCGCCGGCAGGATCATCGCCGCTTCGATCAACCGGTAGGCCGCGCTGTAAAGCCCCACTTCCGCCGCGCCGGCCAGTCTTTCCAGCAGCAGGGCGTCGACGCGGAAGTAGACGACCGTAAACAGCCCGATCAACGCAAAGGGCCATGACGATCGCCAAAGCTCGCCCGGCGTCGGATGGGGATCGACCCTCTCGGGTTCCGTGAAAAGCGCCAAACGAAACGCGACATACGCTCCGCAGCCCTGCCCGGCGAGAAACGCCAGGCCCAGGCCCACCAACCCGGCGCCTGCCCAAAGGCCAAGCAAGCCGAGAATAACGTAAGCCAAGTTGGCCGCCAGCGAAACGAGCGCGTCCTCGCGCAATCGTTCCCGCGATTTGAAAACCGCCTGCCGCAGATTGACGACGACCGAAATCGCGATGCCGGCCAGGATCAGCACGGTCAACCAAAACGCCGCCGGTGGAAGCGCGAAAAAGCAAAGAACCGTCAGCCCGATCGCCAGGCCACCGAGGGCGGTCGCGCCGAGCAACCGGCGGCTCGACGAGTACGCGCGGCGGCCCGCGTCGGCCGCGGTCGTCGCCTCCCTCCACAAGGCGGTGCCCAAACCGGCGTCGATCAACGGGAAAAGGATGTAGCCGAACGCCAACGCAAACGAAAAGTAGCCGAAGTCCGCCAACGATAACCGTCGCGCCGCCGCAAACAGAAGCACAAAAACCAGCAGCTTGCCGCCGAGGATCGCCAGGATTTTCCAGAGCGTATTAGTCCAGACGCGGTTCATGAGCCCATCCGTCCTCGACCGCCAGTGCCAGGACCAGACCGATCAGCAACATATTGGCATAGGAATCGAAAAGCATCGCGTCGTAAAGGTTCACCGCCGCGATAGCCGCCAGCATTCCCAGCACGACCGCGCGCAAAATCGGATCCCCACCGCTCCGGTCGCGCCGCATTTCGCGGACGCAACCGAAGAGGAAAAAAACCAGGGCGACCAGGCCGACAATCCCCTGCCCGCACAACATCGTCAGCGGCAGATTGTGCGCCTGATACAGCCCCTGGCCGACGAACAAATCGTACGTCGTCCTCGGCAAGGCCGGATAGAACCGGTACCGAAAGCGGTCGACGCCGATGCCCAGCCACGGCGACTCGCGCCACAAACGAATCGCGGCCCGCCAGAGCAGCAAGCGGGTCGAGAAAGTATCCGCATCGGCCGTGTCATTCATCATGCCGGGAAATGGCACGACCCCGTCGGCGCACACGGGAAGCGTCTCGGGCACGGTTCGCTCGCCACGAACCAGGAAGGCGGCGGCCACCAACAGTCCGACGAACACGACGATCAACAATCCCAGGCGCATCCGCCGCTGGCTCCATCGCCGTCGTTGCGCGGCCAGATAAACGATGCCGGCGAACAAGCCGACCGCCAGCGCCAGCCAGGTGCCGCGACTGTATGTGAACCACAGCGCGGTCAGAAAAAGCGTCAGACAAAAGAGTGCGAATCGGCGGGCGTATCGTTCTTTCGTCAGCCGACCGTAAAGAATCGCCGCGCCAGCGGCAATCAGCAAGAAATACGCGAAGGAGTTGCAGTAATTGAACAGCGAAGACGCGCGTACCACCAGGCGGCCGGCGTGGTTGAAGACGCCCGTGGTCAGCGCCAGGGGCAGCGACGGATCGGCCACCGCGAATTTATTAGGCACGAACAGCGCGATGAACGGCATCACCGTGACCGGGAAAAAATGCTGCGCGATGCCGATCAGGGCGAGGATCACGCCTACGGCCAGAATCGCGCGGCAGATCGTCAACACCCGGTCGCGCTGTTCGGCCACGCACCGCAGAAACAGATAAAGTACGATGCCGATGGCGAATCGCGCGGTGAATTTCAGGGCCTCGCCCCGCCCGTCGGCCACCGCGAGCGTGGTCAGCAACATCGATCCGGCGATCGCCAGCAATCCCCACAGGAGCCAGTCGCGTCGGCGGAAAGTCGGGCGGAAAGTCGGGAAGGCCGAAACGAAGAACAGCGCCAGCAGCAATTCCGTGGTGGTCAGACGGGTCGGGCCGAGTGAGCCGAGGCCGACTTCCACGAACCCGAAGGAATACAGCAAAGCCAGGGAAAGCGACAACAGGCCAAGGCGGGCGGGTCCGGCCGGCACGCGCGTCAACGCCCCTGGTAAGCGGCGTAAACCGTTTCCACATGTTCCTTGATGCGTTGCCGGAAAACCGCCCGGTCGAAACCGAGCGCGTGCCGGCGCGTGGCCTCGGGATCGAAACGATCGCTGTTTTTTTCGTAAAGCTGAATCGCCGCCGCCAGAGCATCGACCGTCTGTTCGGCGAAGAACACGCCGGTCGGTTGCAGCGCCTCCAGCCCGACGACCGTTTCCAGCGCCCCGCCCTTGGCGAAGGCGATCACCGGGCGCCCGGACGCCTGCGCTTCCAGCGGCGTGATGCCGAAATCCTCCTCGCCGGGAAAGAGAAACGCCCGGCAACCGCGGAAGAGTTCGTCGATCGACCGATCGTCCTGCCAGCCGAGAAATTCGACGGTCGGCCCGCCCAACTTGCTCAAGCGATCGGCGTCCTGTCCTGAGCCGACCACCTTCAACTTCCGGCCCAGTTTCGCGCAGGCCAGCACGGCCAGGTCCAGCCGCTTATACGGCGCCAACGCCGAAAGGCAGAGGTAATAATCCGCGGGCTGGCCGATGGAAAAGCGAGCCGTGTCGACCGGCGGGTGAATGACCGTGGCCTCGCGCTGATAATATTTGCGAATGCGCCGGGCGACGTGCCGGCTGTTGGCGAGGAAGTCGTCCACCCGCGCGGCGGAGGTCACGTCCCACATTCGCAGGTAATTGGCAAAGAAGGAAATCAGGAGCCGCTTGAAACGACCGACGCGGTGCGGCCCGAAGTAATCGTCGAACAGATCCCAGACATAGCGCATCGGCGTGTGCAGGTAGCTGACGTGACAAGTCGCGGGTGGCGTGATCACACCCTTCGCTACGCAATGGCTGGTGGACAGCACGAGGTCGTAGCCGCGCAAGTCGAATTGCTCGATCGCCGTGGGCATCAGCGGCAGATAATTGCGGTACCAAGCGGCGGCGCGCGGCAGCTCTTGAATGAAACTGGTGATGATGCGCCGATTTTCGATGATCGGCGTCAGTTTTCCCGGCACGTGCAGCAAGGTGTAAAGATCGGCTTCGGGCCAGACCTCGCACATCGCTTCCAGAACTTTTTCGCCGCCGCGCATCCCGGTCAGCCAATCGTGGACCAGCGCGATTTTCATTGCCTCTCCATTTCCGGATTGTCGGTGGTTGCGGATTCGTTCCGCGCCTCTTTTTCCTGCCAGGTCTGCGCGACCAAAGCGGCGATCTGCTCGGTCCGCGTCCGCCACGAGTGTAGTCGCGCCTCGGCCAGCCGTTCGGCGGCATGATCGTCCGCGTCGGCCAGCGCGGCGCGCACCCCGGCGACGAACGAATCGGCGTCCGTCGCCAGGCGGCAGAGTTGCGGCCGGTCGCGGTAGGTCGCAAACGCCGGCAGATCCGTGGCGACAATCGGCTTGGCCGCCGCCATGTACTCGTAAAATTTCATCGGAAAGCTGCGCCGGGTGCTTTCGTTGTCGTGTAACGGCAACAGGCAGATGTCGAGCGCCGCCAACAGCTCGGGCAGCCGTTCGTAGGGCATCCGCCCGAGCAAATGCACGTTCGGCAAGGCCTGCAGCGCACTGACGTCGGTATGCGGGTCGCCCCAACCGACGGGGCCGATGAGCACGACACTCGCGGCGGGCATCGCCTTGGCCAGCGCGGCGATCCACTCCAGATTGGTTTTGTAACCGGAGATGTTGCCCTGATAACCGAGCAGCGGCCGCGGCAGCGCGGCCAATTCGAGCGGCAACGGCCGATCCGGGCGCGGTGCGAAATGCTCCGCGTCGGCGACGTTGCCGAAAAACGCCGCCTGCCGGGCGCGTGATTTGCGTTCCTCGTAAAGCAGCGGATTGGTGACGATCGTCAAATCCGCCAGCCGCAACAATTGGTCTTCCATTTCGCGCAAGCGCGCCGCCGGCACGCCGGGATTGGCGGCGTAATCGTCGACGCAGTGATAAATCACCAGCGATTCGTCGAGGCTGCCGATCAATTGCACCCCCAGCGGCAGAAAAGTCCACAGCAAAGGCTGTTTGAACCCCAGATCGGTCAGGTGTCGCCGTAGCGTGCGCTTGAGATTCCACTGATTGAAGCGCCGGATCGAGGCGTGATCGTGTAGCGGCAGGCTGACCGGCGAAAAAACCCACAGGTTCGGTTCCGCCTGCCGTAACCCGGAAAACCACTCGCCGACCCGCCTGGTGATTTTGTGCCAATCGCCGCGCGAGGCGCCCGGCGCGCGCAAGCCGAGGTTGTTGACGTACAAAACGCGATTCTGTGCCGCCAGCCGGTGCATCAGGTGCTGCGAATTCACCCACATCGCATCCCAACTGGAACTGGCCAGGCAAACGATATCGGCGCCCGTCAAATTCACACACACTCCCGGTAGACCATGATATTAAACGGCCGCCGGCCGGGCCGCAACGCA
Coding sequences within it:
- a CDS encoding flippase, with amino-acid sequence MNRVWTNTLWKILAILGGKLLVFVLLFAAARRLSLADFGYFSFALAFGYILFPLIDAGLGTALWREATTAADAGRRAYSSSRRLLGATALGGLAIGLTVLCFFALPPAAFWLTVLILAGIAISVVVNLRQAVFKSRERLREDALVSLAANLAYVILGLLGLWAGAGLVGLGLAFLAGQGCGAYVAFRLALFTEPERVDPHPTPGELWRSSWPFALIGLFTVVYFRVDALLLERLAGAAEVGLYSAAYRLIEAAMILPAAFLAAYFPRLAREAETKPVSGDLTPHFQWLIGTAALGVVFGSFFAGDVLELLFGAAYRQGSSTLILLLPALLSIYPNYLLTTLLVAHRRQKSFMKITALCALANILLNCLAIPLWERLGAAGSTLVTEGLLTFLAVRELRPHLPRISLQKLLVPLNYAAIFGLLLGLLYFVSPSAAMVGGCGLLILGLIAAWWRFHRQVEE
- a CDS encoding O-antigen ligase family protein: MPAGPARLGLLSLSLALLYSFGFVEVGLGSLGPTRLTTTELLLALFFVSAFPTFRPTFRRRDWLLWGLLAIAGSMLLTTLAVADGRGEALKFTARFAIGIVLYLFLRCVAEQRDRVLTICRAILAVGVILALIGIAQHFFPVTVMPFIALFVPNKFAVADPSLPLALTTGVFNHAGRLVVRASSLFNYCNSFAYFLLIAAGAAILYGRLTKERYARRFALFCLTLFLTALWFTYSRGTWLALAVGLFAGIVYLAAQRRRWSQRRMRLGLLIVVFVGLLVAAAFLVRGERTVPETLPVCADGVVPFPGMMNDTADADTFSTRLLLWRAAIRLWRESPWLGIGVDRFRYRFYPALPRTTYDLFVGQGLYQAHNLPLTMLCGQGIVGLVALVFFLFGCVREMRRDRSGGDPILRAVVLGMLAAIAAVNLYDAMLFDSYANMLLIGLVLALAVEDGWAHEPRLD
- a CDS encoding glycosyltransferase family 4 protein — encoded protein: MRGGEKVLEAMCEVWPEADLYTLLHVPGKLTPIIENRRIITSFIQELPRAAAWYRNYLPLMPTAIEQFDLRGYDLVLSTSHCVAKGVITPPATCHVSYLHTPMRYVWDLFDDYFGPHRVGRFKRLLISFFANYLRMWDVTSAARVDDFLANSRHVARRIRKYYQREATVIHPPVDTARFSIGQPADYYLCLSALAPYKRLDLAVLACAKLGRKLKVVGSGQDADRLSKLGGPTVEFLGWQDDRSIDELFRGCRAFLFPGEEDFGITPLEAQASGRPVIAFAKGGALETVVGLEALQPTGVFFAEQTVDALAAAIQLYEKNSDRFDPEATRRHALGFDRAVFRQRIKEHVETVYAAYQGR
- a CDS encoding glycosyltransferase family 1 protein translates to MNLTGADIVCLASSSWDAMWVNSQHLMHRLAAQNRVLYVNNLGLRAPGASRGDWHKITRRVGEWFSGLRQAEPNLWVFSPVSLPLHDHASIRRFNQWNLKRTLRRHLTDLGFKQPLLWTFLPLGVQLIGSLDESLVIYHCVDDYAANPGVPAARLREMEDQLLRLADLTIVTNPLLYEERKSRARQAAFFGNVADAEHFAPRPDRPLPLELAALPRPLLGYQGNISGYKTNLEWIAALAKAMPAASVVLIGPVGWGDPHTDVSALQALPNVHLLGRMPYERLPELLAALDICLLPLHDNESTRRSFPMKFYEYMAAAKPIVATDLPAFATYRDRPQLCRLATDADSFVAGVRAALADADDHAAERLAEARLHSWRTRTEQIAALVAQTWQEKEARNESATTDNPEMERQ